A window of the Callospermophilus lateralis isolate mCalLat2 chromosome 7, mCalLat2.hap1, whole genome shotgun sequence genome harbors these coding sequences:
- the Lelp1 gene encoding late cornified envelope-like proline-rich protein 1, whose translation MSNDDKHRSSEPKYCDPRCEPKCESKCQPSCLKKLLQRCSDKCPREKCSPPPKCPCPPPCPPPCPPPCPPPCPPPCPPKPCPKPCSPKCPPPCPPPCPPPCPPPCPPPCPPSD comes from the coding sequence ATGTCGAATGATGATAAGCATAGATCTAGCGAACCCAAGTACTGCGATCCCAGGTGTGAACCAAAGTGTGAGTCCAAATGCCAGCCCAGCTGTCTAAAGAAGCTGCTGCAACGCTGCTCTGACAAGTGCCCAAGAGAAAAGTGCTCACCGCCGCCAAAGTGCCCGTGCCCCCCGCCATGCCCCCCGCCATGTCCTCCGCCTTGCCCCCCACCATGTCCTCCACCATGTCCTCCCAAGCCCTGTCCCAAGCCCTGCTCTCCCAAGTGCCCACCTCCTTGCCCACCTCCTTGCCCACCTCCTTGTCCACCTCCTTGCCCACCTCCTTGCCCACCCTCAGACTGA
- the Prr9 gene encoding proline-rich protein 9 has protein sequence MSFSDQQCKQPCAPPPCLQKTQERCQAQAEVVCLPPHQDPCQEKCPAQAQEVCLPQCQELSQENCPQQGQDPCLPPCQDQCLPQCAEPCQEPAQTKCVEVCPQKIQEKCSPPGKGK, from the coding sequence ATGTCCTTCAGTGACCAGCAGTGCAAGCAGCCGTGTGCACCCCCTCCGTGTCTGCAAAAGACCCAAGAGCGGTGCCAGGCCCAGGCTGAGGTGGTGTGCCTCCCCCCACACCAGGACCCCTGCCAAGAGAAGTGCCCAGCACAAGCTCAGGAGGTATGTCTTCCTCAGTGCCAGGAGCTGAGCCAAGAAAACTGCCCACAACAAGGCCAAGACCCATGCCTACCTCCATGCCAAGACCAATGTCTGCCTCAGTGCGCGGAGCCGTGCCAGGAGCCTGCCCAGACGAAGTGCGTGGAGGTTTGCCCTCAGAAGATCCAGGAGAAGTGCTCACCCCCTGGCAAGGGAAAGTAG